Proteins from a genomic interval of Corynebacterium deserti GIMN1.010:
- a CDS encoding DUF2505 domain-containing protein: MATRTENTITINQSVDKVHQALTTEAYWAYIAENLSPEAGEVNEFTAADGGATATLFEVLPLEVLPEAVRAMISQALKVKRVITVPAFNNNAGTIEYTADVKGTPVDFKGTIAVNGDDAATTFDYSNEVSVNIPFMGPAIEPKVADALGELFANEGKLTEKWISENL, encoded by the coding sequence ATGGCAACGCGTACCGAAAACACTATTACGATCAACCAGTCCGTGGACAAAGTCCACCAGGCCCTCACCACCGAGGCCTACTGGGCATACATCGCAGAGAACCTTTCCCCAGAAGCAGGCGAGGTCAACGAGTTCACCGCTGCTGACGGCGGCGCAACCGCAACCCTCTTTGAAGTCCTCCCACTCGAGGTCCTTCCTGAGGCAGTTCGCGCAATGATCAGCCAGGCTCTCAAGGTCAAGCGAGTAATCACCGTCCCTGCATTCAACAACAACGCAGGCACCATCGAGTACACCGCAGACGTCAAGGGCACCCCTGTTGATTTCAAGGGCACCATCGCCGTCAACGGTGACGACGCCGCAACCACCTTCGACTACAGCAACGAAGTCTCCGTCAACATCCCATTCATGGGACCTGCCATCGAGCCAAAGGTTGCCGACGCCCTCGGTGAGCTCTTTGCCAACGAAGGCAAGCTGACCGAAAAGTGGATCTCCGAGAACCTCTAA
- a CDS encoding DUF1801 domain-containing protein: MTDFADVPGTAAPLHNALIEAGYPTLESLDGVPYKTLIALHGVGKVGLGRIQDALRSQGLSLGEETKGATITAGHTGKSASDIKTHITSVDPVDYINGLDTPRRVEHGKQLLEMFNRITGAEPKMWGPSMIGYGEVHYVSHTGREGDWFQCGFSPAKSKISLYGLKDTPRGEQLLQKLGKYTEGKGCAYINKPEDIDLDVLEAMIQESWEDLQASEE, encoded by the coding sequence ATGACTGATTTCGCCGACGTCCCCGGCACCGCCGCGCCCCTGCACAACGCGCTTATCGAGGCCGGCTACCCCACCCTGGAATCCCTCGACGGCGTCCCCTACAAAACGCTGATCGCTCTCCACGGCGTGGGCAAAGTCGGGCTCGGACGCATCCAAGACGCGCTGCGCTCCCAGGGGCTGTCGCTTGGTGAAGAAACAAAGGGCGCCACGATCACCGCAGGCCACACCGGAAAATCCGCCTCGGACATCAAAACCCACATCACCTCCGTGGATCCCGTCGACTACATCAATGGCCTCGACACCCCACGCCGCGTCGAACACGGCAAACAGCTGTTGGAAATGTTCAACCGCATCACCGGTGCTGAACCCAAAATGTGGGGACCATCCATGATCGGCTACGGCGAAGTCCACTACGTCTCCCACACCGGCCGCGAAGGCGATTGGTTCCAATGCGGATTCAGCCCCGCCAAATCCAAAATCTCCCTCTACGGACTCAAAGACACTCCGCGTGGCGAACAACTCCTCCAGAAACTCGGCAAATACACCGAAGGCAAAGGCTGCGCGTACATCAATAAACCAGAAGATATCGACTTGGATGTGCTCGAAGCGATGATCCAGGAATCGTGGGAGGACTTACAAGCTAGCGAAGAGTAA
- the mshA gene encoding D-inositol-3-phosphate glycosyltransferase — protein MRVAMISMHTSPLQQPGTGDSGGMNVYILSTATELAKQGIEVDIYTRATRPSQGEVVEVAENLRVVNIAAGPYEGLSKEELPTQLAAFAGGMLAFTRREGVSYDLVHSHYWLSGQIGWLMRDLWRIPLVHTAHTLAAVKNSYRDDSDTPESEARRICEQQLVDNADVLAVNTQEELQDLVHHYDADPSRITVVSPGADVELYSPGNDRATERSRRELGIPLHTKVVAFVGRLQPFKGPQVLIRAVAELFERDPERNLRVLICGGPSGPNASPDTYRNLAVELGVEKRFRFLDPRPPSELVSVYRAADIVAVPSYNESFGLVAMEAQASGTPVIAARVGGLPIAVAEGETGLLVDGHSPHAWADALATLLDDDETRIRMGEDAVDHARTFSWANTAAQLSSLYNEAIANETVDGETHHGEVTARPAT, from the coding sequence ATGCGCGTCGCAATGATTTCCATGCACACTTCACCTTTGCAGCAGCCAGGCACTGGTGATTCTGGGGGCATGAATGTATATATCCTCTCCACGGCCACTGAGCTGGCAAAACAGGGGATCGAGGTGGATATTTACACCCGCGCCACGCGGCCATCCCAGGGTGAGGTGGTGGAGGTCGCCGAGAATCTTCGGGTGGTCAACATTGCGGCTGGACCGTATGAGGGTCTGTCCAAGGAGGAGTTGCCTACGCAGTTGGCGGCGTTCGCTGGCGGAATGTTGGCTTTTACGCGCCGGGAGGGGGTCTCGTATGACTTGGTCCATTCGCACTATTGGTTGTCGGGGCAGATTGGTTGGCTGATGCGCGATCTGTGGCGGATTCCGCTGGTGCATACGGCGCACACGTTGGCGGCGGTGAAGAATTCGTATCGGGATGATTCGGATACTCCAGAGTCGGAGGCGCGTCGTATTTGTGAGCAGCAGCTTGTGGATAACGCTGATGTGTTGGCAGTGAATACGCAGGAAGAGCTGCAGGATTTGGTCCACCACTACGACGCGGATCCGAGCCGGATCACCGTGGTGTCGCCGGGTGCGGACGTGGAATTGTACAGCCCGGGTAATGATCGTGCGACGGAGAGGTCACGTCGCGAGCTGGGTATACCTCTGCACACCAAAGTGGTGGCGTTTGTCGGTAGGTTGCAGCCATTTAAAGGCCCGCAGGTGTTGATTCGGGCGGTGGCGGAGCTGTTTGAACGCGACCCGGAGCGCAATCTGCGAGTGCTGATTTGTGGTGGACCATCAGGTCCGAATGCGTCGCCGGATACGTATAGGAATTTGGCGGTGGAGTTGGGCGTCGAAAAGCGTTTTCGGTTTTTGGACCCGCGGCCCCCAAGCGAGCTGGTGTCGGTATACCGAGCGGCCGACATCGTTGCCGTGCCCAGCTACAACGAGTCCTTCGGCCTGGTTGCCATGGAAGCACAAGCCAGCGGAACGCCCGTTATTGCCGCCAGGGTCGGCGGGTTGCCCATCGCCGTCGCGGAGGGCGAGACCGGATTGCTTGTCGACGGCCACTCGCCGCACGCCTGGGCTGACGCGTTGGCCACCCTGCTTGACGACGACGAAACGCGCATCCGCATGGGTGAAGACGCCGTCGACCACGCTCGAACCTTCTCGTGGGCCAACACCGCCGCACAGCTATCGTCCCTGTACAACGAAGCTATTGCTAACGAAACTGTCGATGGTGAAACGCATCACGGTGAGGTAACCGCGCGTCCTGCAACATAA
- a CDS encoding UDP-N-acetylmuramate dehydrogenase produces the protein MLDSSLAQEIAAIDGAELDSDVTFAELTTLKIGGKPRGAVRCQTTEALVSVVKLLDDASVPLLIVGGGSNLVVADGDVDIVAVIVEADEVSLNFADATLTAEAGAVWDDVVSLSVEAGLGGIECLSGIPGSAGATPVQNVGAYGTEVSDVLTRVQLLDRSTGEVSWVEASALELSYRYSNLKFTNRAVVLAIELQLLADGLSAPLRFGELGRRLAISEAEEQPRRPVRLVRDTVLELRRAKGMVVEHTDHDTCSAGSFFTNPIVDPATADAVFATVGEPTMPRFPAGDGKEKLSAAWLIERAGFKKGHPGSDSKVSLSTKHTLALTNRGEARSADLLALAQEIRDGVHKAFGVTLVPEPVWIGLSIDD, from the coding sequence GTGTTGGATTCATCGCTAGCCCAGGAAATCGCCGCGATCGACGGTGCGGAACTTGATTCGGACGTCACATTCGCCGAGCTCACGACCCTAAAAATAGGTGGAAAACCGCGCGGCGCAGTACGTTGCCAGACCACCGAAGCGCTGGTCAGCGTGGTCAAATTGCTTGACGACGCCTCCGTCCCGCTCCTCATCGTCGGCGGCGGATCTAATCTCGTCGTGGCAGACGGCGATGTGGATATCGTTGCCGTGATTGTGGAAGCCGATGAAGTTTCCCTCAACTTCGCCGACGCCACACTCACTGCCGAAGCAGGTGCCGTTTGGGACGATGTCGTCTCCCTGTCCGTTGAGGCTGGCCTCGGCGGCATTGAATGCCTTTCCGGCATCCCCGGCTCCGCGGGTGCCACACCCGTCCAAAACGTTGGTGCATATGGCACGGAAGTCTCCGACGTGCTCACCCGCGTCCAGCTTCTTGACCGCTCAACCGGCGAGGTCTCCTGGGTCGAGGCCTCCGCATTGGAGTTGTCCTACCGCTATTCCAACCTCAAGTTCACCAACCGTGCAGTGGTCCTCGCGATTGAGTTGCAGCTGCTGGCGGATGGATTGTCTGCACCGTTGCGGTTTGGTGAATTGGGACGTCGATTAGCAATTTCGGAGGCCGAGGAGCAACCACGTCGCCCCGTCCGCCTCGTCCGTGACACCGTGCTTGAACTGCGCCGTGCCAAAGGCATGGTTGTCGAGCACACCGACCACGACACCTGTTCCGCCGGCTCATTTTTTACCAACCCAATCGTCGACCCTGCCACCGCTGACGCCGTCTTCGCCACCGTCGGCGAACCTACCATGCCCCGCTTCCCCGCAGGTGACGGCAAAGAAAAACTCTCCGCTGCCTGGCTCATCGAGCGCGCCGGCTTCAAAAAAGGCCACCCAGGATCCGACTCAAAAGTATCCTTGAGCACAAAGCACACCCTTGCCCTCACCAACAGGGGAGAAGCCCGAAGCGCCGACCTTCTCGCCCTCGCCCAAGAAATCCGCGACGGCGTCCACAAAGCTTTCGGCGTCACCCTTGTTCCCGAGCCCGTTTGGATTGGATTGAGCATCGATGACTGA
- a CDS encoding phosphoglyceromutase, translating to MTNGKLILLRHGQSEWNASNQFTGWVDVNLTEQGEAEAKRGGELLVESGVLPSVVYTSLLRRAIRTANIALNAADRHWIPVIRDWRLNERHYGALQGLDKAETKEKYGDEQFMEWRRSYDTPPPELADDAEFSQANDVRYADLETVPRTECLQDVVVRFVPYFEEEILPRAKKGETVLIAAHGNSLRALVKHLDGISDADIAELNIPTGIPLVYEIASDGSVVNPGGTYLDPEAAAAGAAAVANQGNK from the coding sequence ATGACTAACGGAAAACTGATTCTTCTTCGTCACGGTCAGAGCGAATGGAACGCCTCCAACCAGTTCACTGGATGGGTCGACGTCAATCTGACCGAGCAAGGTGAAGCGGAGGCAAAGCGCGGCGGCGAGCTCCTCGTCGAGTCCGGCGTCCTCCCAAGTGTTGTGTACACCTCCCTCCTGCGTCGTGCCATCCGCACCGCAAACATTGCCCTCAACGCCGCTGATCGCCACTGGATCCCCGTGATCCGCGACTGGCGTCTCAACGAGCGTCACTACGGTGCTCTCCAGGGCCTTGACAAGGCTGAGACCAAGGAAAAGTACGGCGACGAGCAGTTCATGGAATGGCGCCGTTCATACGACACCCCACCACCAGAGCTCGCTGACGACGCCGAGTTTTCCCAAGCCAACGACGTCCGCTACGCAGACCTCGAGACCGTCCCACGCACCGAGTGCCTCCAGGACGTTGTGGTTCGATTCGTTCCTTACTTCGAGGAAGAAATCCTGCCACGTGCCAAGAAGGGCGAAACCGTCCTCATCGCAGCACACGGCAACTCCCTGCGCGCACTGGTCAAGCACCTCGACGGCATCTCCGACGCCGACATCGCTGAGCTGAACATCCCAACCGGCATCCCACTGGTCTACGAAATCGCCTCCGACGGCTCCGTAGTTAACCCAGGTGGCACCTACCTCGACCCAGAAGCAGCAGCAGCCGGCGCCGCCGCAGTCGCAAACCAGGGTAATAAGTAG
- a CDS encoding LmeA family phospholipid-binding protein produces MGVAKSRKSALPKVLLTIVVILLILVLVAEFGLRYMIGKQLKEEFQAQTANQGLTTTEEPSIAFGASPLLLGILRGSISEVTVDTPDTLQITDQNGTPSITGTPEATITLQGLGIRDTENPVADTLQLTTFAPDDFILATVQQQMAQTAGGDGANAGLAAQLVQELVKITDVTSDPANQSVEVEFTEGAARASLRPIILNGQLAFEVLDSQLFGFGLPEEVSQMLTDGVQSSIQDVAGGLQIQSIEVADGGINVTLTGDNINVRTLESVQ; encoded by the coding sequence GTGGGCGTGGCTAAATCGAGAAAATCTGCACTTCCCAAAGTCCTGCTCACCATCGTGGTGATTCTGCTCATCCTTGTCCTTGTGGCGGAATTCGGTCTGCGATACATGATCGGCAAGCAGCTAAAAGAAGAGTTCCAAGCTCAGACAGCTAACCAAGGGTTGACCACCACAGAAGAACCCTCGATCGCCTTTGGTGCCTCTCCCCTGCTGCTCGGCATCCTTCGTGGCAGCATCAGCGAAGTCACGGTAGACACCCCAGATACGCTCCAGATCACTGACCAGAATGGAACCCCCTCCATCACTGGCACTCCAGAGGCAACGATCACCCTCCAAGGATTGGGTATCCGCGACACCGAAAACCCTGTGGCCGACACCCTGCAGTTGACCACCTTCGCGCCAGACGATTTCATCCTGGCGACCGTCCAGCAGCAGATGGCTCAAACCGCAGGTGGCGACGGCGCAAATGCAGGTCTTGCTGCGCAGCTAGTTCAGGAACTGGTGAAAATCACCGACGTTACCTCAGATCCGGCCAACCAATCCGTCGAGGTGGAATTCACCGAGGGTGCCGCTCGCGCTTCACTTCGCCCCATCATCCTCAACGGACAGCTCGCATTCGAGGTGCTGGATTCCCAACTCTTCGGCTTCGGCTTGCCTGAAGAGGTCTCCCAGATGCTTACCGACGGTGTTCAGTCCTCTATCCAGGACGTCGCCGGTGGCCTGCAGATTCAATCCATTGAGGTTGCCGACGGCGGCATCAACGTCACGTTGACCGGCGACAACATCAATGTCCGCACCTTAGAGAGCGTGCAGTAA
- a CDS encoding HtaA domain-containing protein — MNRTVSRAVVLLASTAVATTGLAVLSTATHAAEVGENCHVVTTGTADWAMRTSFNSYLEGPIANGALYKYKGGIEVRDGVETSGERATRQFTWPVSGSNDGEINFGGGVHWTGHNHYTGDDASQAPDNFILDLDISNPTIEFNGTQATLLVDYKSREFVDTTTVAGFLSGTQAELATITLDEAIDLTTPSVTVIGETVPTAAGVDVMGGFYPAGDALAPITLNLTNEVVCDEPQEPETPETPDATTGSSEGGILGIVGILAALGGIGAVVYNYLVSAGIIAAY, encoded by the coding sequence ATGAATCGGACCGTCTCCCGCGCCGTCGTCTTGCTCGCAAGCACCGCGGTTGCCACCACTGGGCTCGCCGTCTTGTCCACCGCTACACATGCCGCGGAGGTGGGAGAAAACTGCCACGTTGTCACCACCGGTACTGCAGACTGGGCGATGCGCACATCGTTCAACAGCTATTTGGAAGGCCCGATCGCCAACGGTGCGCTCTACAAGTACAAGGGTGGTATTGAGGTTCGGGATGGCGTAGAGACCTCCGGTGAGCGTGCTACTCGTCAGTTCACCTGGCCAGTTTCCGGATCAAACGACGGCGAGATCAACTTTGGCGGCGGCGTCCACTGGACTGGGCATAACCACTACACCGGCGATGATGCGTCCCAGGCACCTGATAACTTCATTCTTGACCTGGACATCTCTAACCCCACCATCGAGTTCAACGGCACCCAAGCAACTCTCCTGGTTGACTACAAGTCCCGCGAGTTTGTCGACACCACCACAGTCGCTGGTTTTCTTTCTGGAACCCAGGCGGAACTGGCGACCATCACCCTAGATGAGGCTATTGATCTCACCACGCCTTCAGTGACCGTTATTGGCGAGACCGTGCCCACTGCCGCGGGTGTCGATGTCATGGGCGGCTTCTACCCAGCAGGTGATGCACTAGCGCCGATCACGTTGAACCTTACCAACGAGGTTGTCTGTGATGAGCCACAAGAGCCAGAAACTCCAGAAACGCCTGATGCCACCACTGGCAGCAGCGAGGGCGGAATCTTAGGGATCGTCGGCATCCTTGCGGCGCTGGGTGGCATCGGTGCTGTGGTCTACAACTACCTTGTCTCAGCTGGCATTATCGCAGCATACTAA
- a CDS encoding FecCD family ABC transporter permease, producing the protein MVVMEKSVEKHSLRPQALEKRRSVRIALFVVLGVVVVAASLWSIVVGQYTIPLRDLPGILAAGPAGAESMAEQVVWQIRMPRIVLGLLVGAALGVSGALLQAVFSNPLAEPSIIGVTSGAGVGAAAVIVFNITIFGTSTVAVGAFVTAVITTVLVYQLAKSRGRVQIINLILTGIAINAVSGALTSFFIYLAPTSSREEIIFWQMGSLNGSQWAHVNVVFVLVGVGFVLALLLSKQLDVLALGESAAGHVGLNVKRLRLLAIAASTLLTAGAVAYAGLISFVGLIIPHLLRTVTGPANKILVPASALAGAALISVSDILARTLVPYADLPIGIFTALVGGPTFFILLRRMMKKGTH; encoded by the coding sequence ATGGTTGTGATGGAAAAAAGCGTCGAAAAGCACTCGTTGCGCCCGCAGGCGCTGGAAAAGCGCAGGTCGGTGCGGATCGCATTGTTTGTTGTGCTTGGCGTGGTGGTTGTGGCGGCGTCGCTGTGGTCGATTGTGGTTGGCCAATATACGATTCCGCTGCGTGATCTGCCAGGCATTTTGGCGGCTGGTCCGGCAGGTGCGGAAAGTATGGCTGAGCAGGTGGTATGGCAGATTCGTATGCCGCGCATCGTGTTGGGTTTGTTGGTGGGCGCGGCGCTGGGTGTCTCTGGCGCATTGTTGCAGGCGGTGTTTTCCAATCCGCTCGCGGAGCCGTCGATTATCGGCGTGACCTCGGGTGCGGGTGTTGGTGCTGCCGCGGTGATCGTTTTCAACATCACTATTTTTGGCACCTCGACTGTTGCTGTTGGTGCTTTTGTGACAGCAGTGATTACAACGGTGCTGGTGTACCAGTTGGCGAAAAGCCGTGGCCGTGTGCAGATCATTAACCTCATTCTCACCGGTATCGCCATCAATGCCGTTTCTGGCGCGTTGACCTCCTTCTTTATTTATTTGGCGCCGACGAGCTCGCGCGAGGAGATTATTTTCTGGCAGATGGGTTCGCTTAACGGCTCGCAATGGGCGCATGTCAATGTGGTATTCGTGCTGGTTGGCGTGGGATTTGTGCTGGCGCTGCTATTGAGTAAGCAACTCGATGTGCTGGCGCTTGGCGAAAGCGCTGCAGGTCACGTGGGTCTCAACGTCAAGCGGCTTCGACTTCTTGCCATCGCCGCCTCCACGCTATTGACTGCCGGTGCCGTTGCCTACGCAGGATTGATTAGCTTTGTTGGATTGATCATTCCGCACCTGTTGCGCACGGTGACTGGCCCTGCCAACAAAATCCTCGTCCCCGCCTCTGCTCTTGCAGGCGCGGCGTTGATTAGCGTGTCCGACATCCTCGCGCGCACCCTGGTTCCTTATGCTGACCTGCCGATTGGCATTTTCACAGCGCTGGTTGGCGGCCCGACGTTCTTTATTTTGCTGCGCCGGATGATGAAGAAAGGCACCCATTAA
- a CDS encoding long-chain-fatty-acid--CoA ligase produces MSAYETKAWLQHYPEWTPHTLEYGDTTLLDVYDNNLAINAEKPATYFFGKSQTYAELDKEVRRTAAGLRALGVRPGDRVAIILPNCPQHIAAFYAVLKLGATVIEHNPLYTAHELLEPFKDHGARVAIVWDKASPVVEKLRGETNLETIVSVNMINAMPTVQRLALKLPIPALRKSREALSGSAPNTVPFETLASAAMGGEGEDIVSEPSVTKDTVALILYTSGTTGTPKGAQLTHGNLFSNLLQGKHWVPGLGDKPERMLAALPMFHAYGLTMVGTLSVFIGGEMVLLPTPRIDLIMNIMKKHTPTWLPGVPTLYEKIVDASDKEGIPIKGVRNAFSGASTLSTRTVERWENHTGGRLVEGYGLTETSPIIVGNPMSDHRKQGYVGIPFPDTIVRIANPENLDETVPDGEEGEVLVKGPQVFKGYLNQEEATKNSFHGEWYRTGDVGVMEEDGFIRLVARIKEVIITGGFNVYPAEVEDVITAHPDVEDAAVVGIPREDGSENVVAAITLVEGAALDPEGLKDFARENLTRYKVPRTFYHFEEMPRDQMGKIRRREVQAELLKKLGK; encoded by the coding sequence ATGTCAGCATACGAAACCAAGGCTTGGCTCCAGCACTACCCCGAGTGGACCCCACACACACTCGAGTACGGCGACACCACGCTGCTGGACGTTTATGACAACAACCTGGCCATCAATGCAGAAAAGCCAGCAACGTACTTTTTTGGCAAGTCCCAGACGTACGCCGAGTTGGATAAGGAAGTTCGTCGCACCGCAGCCGGCTTGCGCGCTTTGGGTGTACGACCGGGCGATCGAGTAGCCATTATTTTGCCCAACTGTCCACAACATATCGCCGCGTTCTATGCGGTGCTCAAGCTGGGCGCTACCGTCATCGAGCACAACCCGCTCTACACCGCGCACGAGCTGCTAGAGCCATTCAAGGATCACGGCGCTCGCGTCGCCATTGTGTGGGATAAGGCGTCACCCGTCGTAGAGAAACTGCGCGGTGAGACCAACCTGGAAACCATCGTGTCCGTCAACATGATCAACGCGATGCCTACTGTTCAGCGTTTGGCCCTCAAGCTGCCGATTCCGGCGTTGCGCAAGAGCCGTGAGGCACTGTCTGGTTCTGCACCGAACACTGTTCCTTTTGAAACCCTCGCGAGTGCAGCGATGGGTGGCGAGGGCGAAGACATCGTGTCTGAGCCATCCGTGACCAAGGACACCGTCGCACTCATTTTGTACACCTCCGGCACCACCGGAACCCCCAAGGGTGCGCAGCTAACCCACGGAAACCTCTTCTCCAACCTGCTCCAAGGTAAGCACTGGGTACCAGGCCTTGGCGATAAGCCAGAACGCATGTTGGCTGCTCTGCCTATGTTCCACGCCTATGGTTTGACGATGGTCGGCACCCTGTCTGTCTTCATCGGTGGCGAAATGGTCTTGTTGCCTACCCCGCGCATCGACCTCATCATGAACATCATGAAGAAGCACACCCCCACCTGGCTTCCAGGAGTGCCAACGCTGTACGAGAAGATCGTCGACGCCTCCGACAAGGAAGGCATCCCCATCAAGGGCGTGCGCAACGCATTCTCTGGCGCATCCACTTTGTCGACCCGAACCGTCGAGCGCTGGGAAAACCATACCGGTGGTCGCCTCGTGGAAGGTTACGGCCTTACCGAGACCTCTCCGATCATCGTTGGTAACCCCATGAGCGATCACCGCAAGCAGGGATACGTGGGCATCCCATTCCCAGACACCATCGTGCGCATCGCTAACCCCGAGAACCTCGACGAAACCGTTCCAGACGGCGAAGAAGGCGAAGTTCTGGTCAAGGGACCTCAGGTATTCAAGGGCTACCTCAACCAGGAGGAAGCCACCAAGAACAGCTTCCACGGCGAGTGGTACCGCACCGGCGATGTCGGAGTGATGGAAGAAGACGGTTTCATCCGTCTCGTTGCCCGCATTAAGGAAGTCATTATCACCGGTGGTTTCAATGTCTACCCTGCTGAGGTGGAGGACGTCATCACGGCTCACCCTGATGTTGAGGATGCAGCGGTTGTTGGTATTCCTCGTGAAGACGGCTCCGAAAACGTTGTTGCTGCCATCACCCTCGTCGAGGGCGCAGCGCTGGATCCTGAAGGCCTGAAGGATTTCGCTCGCGAAAACCTCACTCGCTATAAGGTTCCTCGCACCTTCTATCACTTCGAGGAGATGCCTCGCGATCAGATGGGCAAGATCCGTCGCCGCGAGGTGCAGGCTGAGTTGCTAAAGAAGCTCGGCAAGTAG
- a CDS encoding class I SAM-dependent methyltransferase, with amino-acid sequence MADHAHNLRATFTGASSSSKVKPIGVITRGTTGVNRLRRFDRWCFHHPHVRELATDVAPLALDVGYGASHTTTVEWGRWLHRLNPDMRVIGLEINPERVLPPQSGVSFELGGFELAGYQPQLVRAFNVLRQYDVDQVEAAWSTVTSRLAPGGLFFEGTCDEIGRRCTWITLDADGPRELTLAWHPWGITTPSDVAERLPKILIHRNVPGEKIHRLLSAADTAWKHAAGWEPYGPRVRWEKARAILIDEGWPIRASRRRTSDCLLTIPWSVVSP; translated from the coding sequence ATGGCTGATCACGCCCACAATCTGCGCGCAACTTTCACTGGAGCTAGTTCTTCCTCCAAAGTTAAGCCCATTGGCGTGATCACCCGCGGCACCACCGGGGTGAATCGTCTGCGACGGTTCGACCGGTGGTGTTTTCATCACCCCCACGTGCGCGAGCTGGCAACGGACGTTGCGCCGCTGGCCCTCGATGTTGGGTACGGAGCCAGCCACACCACCACCGTCGAATGGGGTCGCTGGCTGCATCGCCTTAACCCCGACATGCGCGTGATCGGTTTGGAAATCAACCCCGAGCGCGTCCTCCCACCCCAAAGCGGCGTGTCATTTGAACTCGGCGGCTTTGAGCTCGCCGGATATCAACCCCAGCTGGTGCGCGCATTCAATGTGCTGCGCCAATACGACGTCGACCAAGTCGAAGCCGCCTGGTCCACCGTCACCTCACGCCTTGCACCCGGAGGCCTCTTCTTTGAAGGCACCTGCGACGAAATTGGCCGTCGCTGCACGTGGATCACCCTCGACGCCGACGGCCCCCGCGAACTCACCCTCGCCTGGCACCCCTGGGGTATTACCACCCCCTCTGACGTGGCAGAACGCCTGCCCAAGATCTTGATTCACCGCAACGTGCCCGGTGAAAAAATTCACCGTTTACTCTCGGCTGCCGACACCGCGTGGAAACACGCCGCCGGGTGGGAGCCTTACGGCCCGCGCGTGCGCTGGGAAAAAGCACGCGCCATACTCATCGACGAAGGCTGGCCCATTAGGGCGTCCAGGCGCCGTACCAGCGATTGCTTATTGACGATTCCGTGGAGCGTGGTTTCCCCATAG
- a CDS encoding heme ABC transporter ATP-binding protein: MDMVSVSGLSVSIGGKTLLNDVSFTARSGEVLGLIGPNGAGKSTLLSVLSGDREWDCGTVSVGGLDPSRTSASEMARVRAVMLQDVNVAFSFLVWDVVEMGRRPWEKQSSPEQDRAIIEASLAATSVTHLAEREITTLSGGEKARVALSRVLAQQTPIVLLDEPTAAMDISHQEQTLGLARALAASGAAVIVVLHDLNAAAAYCDNIVCLSGGRVVAQGSVDEVYSSETLSKVYGWPIRVDYSGKYVRVSPDRSNVSLPQNLGPVRAENASLPA; this comes from the coding sequence ATGGATATGGTTTCAGTCAGCGGGCTCAGCGTCTCCATCGGGGGAAAAACGCTGCTTAACGACGTCTCCTTCACCGCCCGTTCGGGGGAAGTTCTCGGTCTGATTGGACCCAATGGTGCAGGTAAATCAACCCTGCTCAGTGTCCTTTCTGGTGATCGTGAATGGGATTGCGGAACGGTGTCTGTTGGTGGTCTTGATCCTTCGCGCACGTCTGCGTCAGAGATGGCGCGTGTGCGTGCGGTCATGCTTCAAGATGTCAACGTGGCGTTTTCCTTCCTCGTGTGGGATGTCGTAGAGATGGGTCGGCGGCCGTGGGAAAAGCAGTCATCGCCTGAACAGGACAGGGCGATTATCGAGGCTTCGCTGGCTGCGACCTCGGTAACTCATTTGGCGGAACGGGAAATTACCACGTTGTCTGGCGGCGAAAAGGCGCGTGTGGCGTTGTCCCGAGTACTTGCCCAGCAAACACCCATCGTGCTGCTGGACGAGCCAACGGCGGCGATGGATATTAGCCATCAGGAACAAACGCTAGGTCTTGCTCGGGCTCTTGCGGCTTCTGGTGCTGCTGTGATTGTGGTGCTTCATGATCTCAATGCTGCCGCCGCCTATTGCGACAACATTGTTTGCCTTAGTGGTGGGCGAGTGGTTGCTCAGGGATCAGTGGATGAGGTGTATTCCTCCGAGACTCTGTCCAAGGTGTACGGATGGCCTATCAGAGTTGATTATAGTGGAAAATATGTTCGAGTATCACCCGATCGCTCCAACGTTTCCCTCCCGCAAAATCTGGGTCCAGTGCGGGCGGAAAATGCATCTTTACCTGCTTAG